The following coding sequences lie in one Arachis ipaensis cultivar K30076 chromosome B05, Araip1.1, whole genome shotgun sequence genomic window:
- the LOC107643760 gene encoding uncharacterized protein LOC107643760 isoform X7, with amino-acid sequence MASQNEGTKQMNSEGNPKRKRLRTLSQIESQRSPLKMRSPIKNSGKIQFTSAYALLKQFQIKREHILAVCGDSSKHETRKKGKKSTKKVTRVDDKGQSKMPTKKITNNKDKVINEDEGQIKMPMKKSKEENHVVNMKANEHEALGGKKLTRKKVPMKKSKMEDGKANMNTNDGDGQSKKPTKKKMPMKKSNEEDGNEEEEHKIESLIPIMTLDEFFKKYGISLDENDEEYEYDYDDHNPSVGDSSDSQHSTKKKKARGPTQLKHIHAMETQIESTWYNVKPIGPTKTQVQLFSRFLGTLARNSNLVTLLYTNWQAVSSETKTSMLDYAKSKYNIPSDAEPWVIDTIGESWKQFKKRIKKCHYTPYSSFREMMKNRPMTIPELHFRKLVQFWRLDISKVISDINRENRSKQKWNHRMGPVSFELVRAELRAKKEDNKDPLQAEMFVVTRTNKKGETDSGTQEMIDHIQNLKQAGYSDNEVVQIVFGKERHGRVHFYGRSVTKSSLKKDKQI; translated from the exons ATGGCATCTCAAAATGAAGGAACTAAGCA GATGAACAGTGAAGGAAATcccaaaagaaaaaggctaaggACCCTATCACAAATAGAGTCACAAAGAAGTCCCTTGAAGATGAGGAGTCCAataaaaaattcaggaaaaattCAATTCACAAGTGCTTATGCATTGCTGAAACAATTTCAAATCAAAAGGGAACATATTTTAGCTGTATGTGGGGATAGTAGCAAACATGAGACAAGGAAAAAGGGCAAGAAGTCAACAAAGAAGGTGACAAGAGTCGATGATAAAGGTCAAAGCAAAATGCCAACTAAGAAGATAACAAACAACAAGGACAAGGTGATCAATGAAGATGAGGGTCAAATCAAGATGCCAATGAAGAAATCCAAAGAAGAAAATCATGTAGTCAATATGAAAGCCAATGAACATGAGGCCCTAGGTGGGAAGAAGCTGACTAGGAAGAAGGTACCAATGAAAAAATCAAAGATGGAAGATGGTAAAGCCAATATGAATACCAATGACGGTGATGGTCAAAGCAAGAAGCCGACCAAAAAGAAGATGCCAATGAAGAAATCAAATGAAGAAGATggcaatgaagaagaagaacacaAGATTGAGTCTCTTATCCCAATTATGACTCTAGATGAATTCTTCAAAAAATATGGGATATCATTGGACGAAAACGATGAAGAATATGAATATGATTATGATGATCACAATCCAAGTGTTGGGGATAGTAGTGACAGTCAACACA gtaccaaaaagaaaaaagctCGTGGTCCCACCCAACTCAAGCATATTCATGCCATGGAAACACAAATAGAGTCAACATGGTACAATGTCAAACCCATAGGCCCAACAAAGACACAAGTTCAATTATTTAGTCGGTTCTTGGGCACACTTGCAAGAAACTCTAATTTGGTCACCTTATTATATACTAATTGGCAAGCTGTGTCCAGTGAGACTAAAACTTCAATGTTGGATTATGCAAAG TCTAAATATAACATTCCTAGTGATGCTGAGCCTTGGGTGATAGATACCATCGGAGAGTCATGGAAGCAATTTAAGAAACGCATAAAAAAATGTCACTATACACCGTACAGCTCATTCAGAGAGATGATGAAAAATCGTCCAATGACTATACCTGAACtgcattttcgaaaattagttcaATTTTGGAGGCTTGATATCAGCAAA GTTATTTCTGACATAAATCGTGAAAACAGATCCAAGCAAAAATGGAATCATCGAATGGGTCCAGTTAGTTTTGAGTTAGTACGCGCTGAATTG CGTGCAAAGAAGGAGGACAACAAAGATCCATTACAAGCTGAGATGTTTGTTGTAACTCGTACAAACAAAAAAGGAGAGACTGATTCAGGAACACAAGAGATGATT GATCATATTCAAAATTTGAAACAAGCAGGATACAGTGATAATGAGGTAGTTCAAATAGTTTTCGGAAAGGAAAGACATGGTAGAGTTCATTTCTATGGTCGATCAGTCACAAAATCCTCTCTTAAAAAGGATAAGCAGATCTGA
- the LOC107643760 gene encoding uncharacterized protein LOC107643760 isoform X5, whose amino-acid sequence MYPIERYMCTLKRYVRNRSRPKGSIAEGYLAEECLTFCSRYLHEGVKTRFNRVSRNNDEGTSTQDPDSNLFTNKGSPLGGKKGQLIILDEKSLLQANAYVLNNCVNVEPYMRMNSEGNPKRKRLRTLSQIESQRSPLKMRSPIKNSGKIQFTSAYALLKQFQIKREHILAVCGDSSKHETRKKGKKSTKKVTRVDDKGQSKMPTKKITNNKDKVINEDEGQIKMPMKKSKEENHVVNMKANEHEALGGKKLTRKKVPMKKSKMEDGKANMNTNDGDGQSKKPTKKKMPMKKSNEEDGNEEEEHKIESLIPIMTLDEFFKKYGISLDENDEEYEYDYDDHNPSVGDSSDSQHSTKKKKARGPTQLKHIHAMETQIESTWYNVKPIGPTKTQVQLFSRFLGTLARNSNLVTLLYTNWQAVSSETKTSMLDYAKSKYNIPSDAEPWVIDTIGESWKQFKKRIKKCHYTPYSSFREMMKNRPMTIPELHFRKLVQFWRLDISKVISDINRENRSKQKWNHRMGPVSFDVQRRRTTKIHYKLRCLL is encoded by the exons ATGTATCCGATTGAGAGATACATGTGCACACTAAAAAGGTATGTTCGCAATAGAAGTCGTCCGAAAGGATCAATTGCAGAGGGTTATTTGGCTGAAGAGTGTTTAACTTTTTGTTCAAGATATTTGCATGAGGGAGTGAAAACAAGATTCAACAGAGTATCTCGGAATAATGATGAAGGCACTTCAACCCAAGATCCTGATTCAAATTTGTTCACAAACAAGGGAAGTCCATTGGGTGGAAAAAAAGGACAACTAATTATTTTGGACGAGAAGTCACTCCTTCAAGCTAATGCATATGTATTGAACAATTGCGTTAACGTGGAGCCTTACATGAG GATGAACAGTGAAGGAAATcccaaaagaaaaaggctaaggACCCTATCACAAATAGAGTCACAAAGAAGTCCCTTGAAGATGAGGAGTCCAataaaaaattcaggaaaaattCAATTCACAAGTGCTTATGCATTGCTGAAACAATTTCAAATCAAAAGGGAACATATTTTAGCTGTATGTGGGGATAGTAGCAAACATGAGACAAGGAAAAAGGGCAAGAAGTCAACAAAGAAGGTGACAAGAGTCGATGATAAAGGTCAAAGCAAAATGCCAACTAAGAAGATAACAAACAACAAGGACAAGGTGATCAATGAAGATGAGGGTCAAATCAAGATGCCAATGAAGAAATCCAAAGAAGAAAATCATGTAGTCAATATGAAAGCCAATGAACATGAGGCCCTAGGTGGGAAGAAGCTGACTAGGAAGAAGGTACCAATGAAAAAATCAAAGATGGAAGATGGTAAAGCCAATATGAATACCAATGACGGTGATGGTCAAAGCAAGAAGCCGACCAAAAAGAAGATGCCAATGAAGAAATCAAATGAAGAAGATggcaatgaagaagaagaacacaAGATTGAGTCTCTTATCCCAATTATGACTCTAGATGAATTCTTCAAAAAATATGGGATATCATTGGACGAAAACGATGAAGAATATGAATATGATTATGATGATCACAATCCAAGTGTTGGGGATAGTAGTGACAGTCAACACA gtaccaaaaagaaaaaagctCGTGGTCCCACCCAACTCAAGCATATTCATGCCATGGAAACACAAATAGAGTCAACATGGTACAATGTCAAACCCATAGGCCCAACAAAGACACAAGTTCAATTATTTAGTCGGTTCTTGGGCACACTTGCAAGAAACTCTAATTTGGTCACCTTATTATATACTAATTGGCAAGCTGTGTCCAGTGAGACTAAAACTTCAATGTTGGATTATGCAAAG TCTAAATATAACATTCCTAGTGATGCTGAGCCTTGGGTGATAGATACCATCGGAGAGTCATGGAAGCAATTTAAGAAACGCATAAAAAAATGTCACTATACACCGTACAGCTCATTCAGAGAGATGATGAAAAATCGTCCAATGACTATACCTGAACtgcattttcgaaaattagttcaATTTTGGAGGCTTGATATCAGCAAA GTTATTTCTGACATAAATCGTGAAAACAGATCCAAGCAAAAATGGAATCATCGAATGGGTCCAGTTAGTTTTGA CGTGCAAAGAAGGAGGACAACAAAGATCCATTACAAGCTGAGATGTTTGTTGTAA
- the LOC107643760 gene encoding uncharacterized protein LOC107643760 isoform X6: protein MYPIERYMCTLKRYVRNRSRPKGSIAEGYLAEECLTFCSRYLHEGVKTRFNRVSRNNDEGTSTQDPDSNLFTNKGSPLGGKKGQLIILDEKSLLQANAYVLNNCVNVEPYMRMNSEGNPKRKRLRTLSQIESQRSPLKMRSPIKNSGKIQFTSAYALLKQFQIKREHILAVCGDSSKHETRKKGKKSTKKVTRVDDKGQSKMPTKKITNNKDKVINEDEGQIKMPMKKSKEENHVVNMKANEHEALGGKKLTRKKVPMKKSKMEDGKANMNTNDGDGQSKKPTKKKMPMKKSNEEDGNEEEEHKIESLIPIMTLDEFFKKYGISLDENDEEYEYDYDDHNPSVGDSSDSQHSTKKKKARGPTQLKHIHAMETQIESTWYNVKPIGPTKTQVQLFSRFLGTLARNSNLVTLLYTNWQAVSSETKTSMLDYAKSKYNIPSDAEPWVIDTIGESWKQFKKRIKKCHYTPYSSFREMMKNRPMTIPELHFRKLVQFWRLDISKIQAKMESSNGSS from the exons ATGTATCCGATTGAGAGATACATGTGCACACTAAAAAGGTATGTTCGCAATAGAAGTCGTCCGAAAGGATCAATTGCAGAGGGTTATTTGGCTGAAGAGTGTTTAACTTTTTGTTCAAGATATTTGCATGAGGGAGTGAAAACAAGATTCAACAGAGTATCTCGGAATAATGATGAAGGCACTTCAACCCAAGATCCTGATTCAAATTTGTTCACAAACAAGGGAAGTCCATTGGGTGGAAAAAAAGGACAACTAATTATTTTGGACGAGAAGTCACTCCTTCAAGCTAATGCATATGTATTGAACAATTGCGTTAACGTGGAGCCTTACATGAG GATGAACAGTGAAGGAAATcccaaaagaaaaaggctaaggACCCTATCACAAATAGAGTCACAAAGAAGTCCCTTGAAGATGAGGAGTCCAataaaaaattcaggaaaaattCAATTCACAAGTGCTTATGCATTGCTGAAACAATTTCAAATCAAAAGGGAACATATTTTAGCTGTATGTGGGGATAGTAGCAAACATGAGACAAGGAAAAAGGGCAAGAAGTCAACAAAGAAGGTGACAAGAGTCGATGATAAAGGTCAAAGCAAAATGCCAACTAAGAAGATAACAAACAACAAGGACAAGGTGATCAATGAAGATGAGGGTCAAATCAAGATGCCAATGAAGAAATCCAAAGAAGAAAATCATGTAGTCAATATGAAAGCCAATGAACATGAGGCCCTAGGTGGGAAGAAGCTGACTAGGAAGAAGGTACCAATGAAAAAATCAAAGATGGAAGATGGTAAAGCCAATATGAATACCAATGACGGTGATGGTCAAAGCAAGAAGCCGACCAAAAAGAAGATGCCAATGAAGAAATCAAATGAAGAAGATggcaatgaagaagaagaacacaAGATTGAGTCTCTTATCCCAATTATGACTCTAGATGAATTCTTCAAAAAATATGGGATATCATTGGACGAAAACGATGAAGAATATGAATATGATTATGATGATCACAATCCAAGTGTTGGGGATAGTAGTGACAGTCAACACA gtaccaaaaagaaaaaagctCGTGGTCCCACCCAACTCAAGCATATTCATGCCATGGAAACACAAATAGAGTCAACATGGTACAATGTCAAACCCATAGGCCCAACAAAGACACAAGTTCAATTATTTAGTCGGTTCTTGGGCACACTTGCAAGAAACTCTAATTTGGTCACCTTATTATATACTAATTGGCAAGCTGTGTCCAGTGAGACTAAAACTTCAATGTTGGATTATGCAAAG TCTAAATATAACATTCCTAGTGATGCTGAGCCTTGGGTGATAGATACCATCGGAGAGTCATGGAAGCAATTTAAGAAACGCATAAAAAAATGTCACTATACACCGTACAGCTCATTCAGAGAGATGATGAAAAATCGTCCAATGACTATACCTGAACtgcattttcgaaaattagttcaATTTTGGAGGCTTGATATCAGCAAA ATCCAAGCAAAAATGGAATCATCGAATGGGTCCAGTTAG
- the LOC107643760 gene encoding uncharacterized protein LOC107643760 isoform X3 produces the protein MYPIERYMCTLKRYVRNRSRPKGSIAEGYLAEECLTFCSRYLHEGVKTRFNRVSRNNDEGTSTQDPDSNLFTNKGSPLGGKKGQLIILDEKSLLQANAYVLNNCVNVEPYMRMNSEGNPKRKRLRTLSQIESQRSPLKMRSPIKNSGKIQFTSAYALLKQFQIKREHILAVCGDSSKHETRKKGKKSTKKVTRVDDKGQSKMPTKKITNNKDKVINEDEGQIKMPMKKSKEENHVVNMKANEHEALGGKKLTRKKVPMKKSKMEDGKANMNTNDGDGQSKKPTKKKMPMKKSNEEDGNEEEEHKIESLIPIMTLDEFFKKYGISLDENDEEYEYDYDDHNPSVGDSSDSQHSTKKKKARGPTQLKHIHAMETQIESTWYNVKPIGPTKTQVQLFSRFLGTLARNSNLVTLLYTNWQAVSSETKTSMLDYAKSKYNIPSDAEPWVIDTIGESWKQFKKRIKKCHYTPYSSFREMMKNRPMTIPELHFRKLVQFWRLDISKRAKKEDNKDPLQAEMFVVTRTNKKGETDSGTQEMIDHIQNLKQAGYSDNEVVQIVFGKERHGRVHFYGRSVTKSSLKKDKQI, from the exons ATGTATCCGATTGAGAGATACATGTGCACACTAAAAAGGTATGTTCGCAATAGAAGTCGTCCGAAAGGATCAATTGCAGAGGGTTATTTGGCTGAAGAGTGTTTAACTTTTTGTTCAAGATATTTGCATGAGGGAGTGAAAACAAGATTCAACAGAGTATCTCGGAATAATGATGAAGGCACTTCAACCCAAGATCCTGATTCAAATTTGTTCACAAACAAGGGAAGTCCATTGGGTGGAAAAAAAGGACAACTAATTATTTTGGACGAGAAGTCACTCCTTCAAGCTAATGCATATGTATTGAACAATTGCGTTAACGTGGAGCCTTACATGAG GATGAACAGTGAAGGAAATcccaaaagaaaaaggctaaggACCCTATCACAAATAGAGTCACAAAGAAGTCCCTTGAAGATGAGGAGTCCAataaaaaattcaggaaaaattCAATTCACAAGTGCTTATGCATTGCTGAAACAATTTCAAATCAAAAGGGAACATATTTTAGCTGTATGTGGGGATAGTAGCAAACATGAGACAAGGAAAAAGGGCAAGAAGTCAACAAAGAAGGTGACAAGAGTCGATGATAAAGGTCAAAGCAAAATGCCAACTAAGAAGATAACAAACAACAAGGACAAGGTGATCAATGAAGATGAGGGTCAAATCAAGATGCCAATGAAGAAATCCAAAGAAGAAAATCATGTAGTCAATATGAAAGCCAATGAACATGAGGCCCTAGGTGGGAAGAAGCTGACTAGGAAGAAGGTACCAATGAAAAAATCAAAGATGGAAGATGGTAAAGCCAATATGAATACCAATGACGGTGATGGTCAAAGCAAGAAGCCGACCAAAAAGAAGATGCCAATGAAGAAATCAAATGAAGAAGATggcaatgaagaagaagaacacaAGATTGAGTCTCTTATCCCAATTATGACTCTAGATGAATTCTTCAAAAAATATGGGATATCATTGGACGAAAACGATGAAGAATATGAATATGATTATGATGATCACAATCCAAGTGTTGGGGATAGTAGTGACAGTCAACACA gtaccaaaaagaaaaaagctCGTGGTCCCACCCAACTCAAGCATATTCATGCCATGGAAACACAAATAGAGTCAACATGGTACAATGTCAAACCCATAGGCCCAACAAAGACACAAGTTCAATTATTTAGTCGGTTCTTGGGCACACTTGCAAGAAACTCTAATTTGGTCACCTTATTATATACTAATTGGCAAGCTGTGTCCAGTGAGACTAAAACTTCAATGTTGGATTATGCAAAG TCTAAATATAACATTCCTAGTGATGCTGAGCCTTGGGTGATAGATACCATCGGAGAGTCATGGAAGCAATTTAAGAAACGCATAAAAAAATGTCACTATACACCGTACAGCTCATTCAGAGAGATGATGAAAAATCGTCCAATGACTATACCTGAACtgcattttcgaaaattagttcaATTTTGGAGGCTTGATATCAGCAAA CGTGCAAAGAAGGAGGACAACAAAGATCCATTACAAGCTGAGATGTTTGTTGTAACTCGTACAAACAAAAAAGGAGAGACTGATTCAGGAACACAAGAGATGATT GATCATATTCAAAATTTGAAACAAGCAGGATACAGTGATAATGAGGTAGTTCAAATAGTTTTCGGAAAGGAAAGACATGGTAGAGTTCATTTCTATGGTCGATCAGTCACAAAATCCTCTCTTAAAAAGGATAAGCAGATCTGA
- the LOC107643760 gene encoding uncharacterized protein LOC107643760 isoform X4 has protein sequence MYPIERYMCTLKRYVRNRSRPKGSIAEGYLAEECLTFCSRYLHEGVKTRFNRVSRNNDEGTSTQDPDSNLFTNKGSPLGGKKGQLIILDEKSLLQANAYVLNNCVNVEPYMRMNSEGNPKRKRLRTLSQIESQRSPLKMRSPIKNSGKIQFTSAYALLKQFQIKREHILAVCGDSSKHETRKKGKKSTKKVTRVDDKGQSKMPTKKITNNKDKVINEDEGQIKMPMKKSKEENHVVNMKANEHEALGGKKLTRKKVPMKKSKMEDGKANMNTNDGDGQSKKPTKKKMPMKKSNEEDGNEEEEHKIESLIPIMTLDEFFKKYGISLDENDEEYEYDYDDHNPSVGDSSDSQHSTKKKKARGPTQLKHIHAMETQIESTWYNVKPIGPTKTQVQLFSRFLGTLARNSNLVTLLYTNWQAVSSETKTSMLDYAKSKYNIPSDAEPWVIDTIGESWKQFKKRIKKCHYTPYSSFREMMKNRPMTIPELHFRKLVQFWRLDISKVISDINRENRSKQKWNHRMGPVSFELVRAELVFFACKEGGQQRSITS, from the exons ATGTATCCGATTGAGAGATACATGTGCACACTAAAAAGGTATGTTCGCAATAGAAGTCGTCCGAAAGGATCAATTGCAGAGGGTTATTTGGCTGAAGAGTGTTTAACTTTTTGTTCAAGATATTTGCATGAGGGAGTGAAAACAAGATTCAACAGAGTATCTCGGAATAATGATGAAGGCACTTCAACCCAAGATCCTGATTCAAATTTGTTCACAAACAAGGGAAGTCCATTGGGTGGAAAAAAAGGACAACTAATTATTTTGGACGAGAAGTCACTCCTTCAAGCTAATGCATATGTATTGAACAATTGCGTTAACGTGGAGCCTTACATGAG GATGAACAGTGAAGGAAATcccaaaagaaaaaggctaaggACCCTATCACAAATAGAGTCACAAAGAAGTCCCTTGAAGATGAGGAGTCCAataaaaaattcaggaaaaattCAATTCACAAGTGCTTATGCATTGCTGAAACAATTTCAAATCAAAAGGGAACATATTTTAGCTGTATGTGGGGATAGTAGCAAACATGAGACAAGGAAAAAGGGCAAGAAGTCAACAAAGAAGGTGACAAGAGTCGATGATAAAGGTCAAAGCAAAATGCCAACTAAGAAGATAACAAACAACAAGGACAAGGTGATCAATGAAGATGAGGGTCAAATCAAGATGCCAATGAAGAAATCCAAAGAAGAAAATCATGTAGTCAATATGAAAGCCAATGAACATGAGGCCCTAGGTGGGAAGAAGCTGACTAGGAAGAAGGTACCAATGAAAAAATCAAAGATGGAAGATGGTAAAGCCAATATGAATACCAATGACGGTGATGGTCAAAGCAAGAAGCCGACCAAAAAGAAGATGCCAATGAAGAAATCAAATGAAGAAGATggcaatgaagaagaagaacacaAGATTGAGTCTCTTATCCCAATTATGACTCTAGATGAATTCTTCAAAAAATATGGGATATCATTGGACGAAAACGATGAAGAATATGAATATGATTATGATGATCACAATCCAAGTGTTGGGGATAGTAGTGACAGTCAACACA gtaccaaaaagaaaaaagctCGTGGTCCCACCCAACTCAAGCATATTCATGCCATGGAAACACAAATAGAGTCAACATGGTACAATGTCAAACCCATAGGCCCAACAAAGACACAAGTTCAATTATTTAGTCGGTTCTTGGGCACACTTGCAAGAAACTCTAATTTGGTCACCTTATTATATACTAATTGGCAAGCTGTGTCCAGTGAGACTAAAACTTCAATGTTGGATTATGCAAAG TCTAAATATAACATTCCTAGTGATGCTGAGCCTTGGGTGATAGATACCATCGGAGAGTCATGGAAGCAATTTAAGAAACGCATAAAAAAATGTCACTATACACCGTACAGCTCATTCAGAGAGATGATGAAAAATCGTCCAATGACTATACCTGAACtgcattttcgaaaattagttcaATTTTGGAGGCTTGATATCAGCAAA GTTATTTCTGACATAAATCGTGAAAACAGATCCAAGCAAAAATGGAATCATCGAATGGGTCCAGTTAGTTTTGAGTTAGTACGCGCTGAATTGGTATTTTTTG CGTGCAAAGAAGGAGGACAACAAAGATCCATTACAAGCTGA
- the LOC107643760 gene encoding uncharacterized protein LOC107643760 isoform X2, which yields MYPIERYMCTLKRYVRNRSRPKGSIAEGYLAEECLTFCSRYLHEGVKTRFNRVSRNNDEGTSTQDPDSNLFTNKGSPLGGKKGQLIILDEKSLLQANAYVLNNCVNVEPYMRMNSEGNPKRKRLRTLSQIESQRSPLKMRSPIKNSGKIQFTSAYALLKQFQIKREHILAVCGDSSKHETRKKGKKSTKKVTRVDDKGQSKMPTKKITNNKDKVINEDEGQIKMPMKKSKEENHVVNMKANEHEALGGKKLTRKKVPMKKSKMEDGKANMNTNDGDGQSKKPTKKKMPMKKSNEEDGNEEEEHKIESLIPIMTLDEFFKKYGISLDENDEEYEYDYDDHNPSVGDSSDSQHSTKKKKARGPTQLKHIHAMETQIESTWYNVKPIGPTKTQVQLFSRFLGTLARNSNLVTLLYTNWQAVSSETKTSMLDYAKSKYNIPSDAEPWVIDTIGESWKQFKKRIKKCHYTPYSSFREMMKNRPMTIPELHFRKLVQFWRLDISKVISDINRENRSKQKWNHRMGPVSFELRAKKEDNKDPLQAEMFVVTRTNKKGETDSGTQEMIDHIQNLKQAGYSDNEVVQIVFGKERHGRVHFYGRSVTKSSLKKDKQI from the exons ATGTATCCGATTGAGAGATACATGTGCACACTAAAAAGGTATGTTCGCAATAGAAGTCGTCCGAAAGGATCAATTGCAGAGGGTTATTTGGCTGAAGAGTGTTTAACTTTTTGTTCAAGATATTTGCATGAGGGAGTGAAAACAAGATTCAACAGAGTATCTCGGAATAATGATGAAGGCACTTCAACCCAAGATCCTGATTCAAATTTGTTCACAAACAAGGGAAGTCCATTGGGTGGAAAAAAAGGACAACTAATTATTTTGGACGAGAAGTCACTCCTTCAAGCTAATGCATATGTATTGAACAATTGCGTTAACGTGGAGCCTTACATGAG GATGAACAGTGAAGGAAATcccaaaagaaaaaggctaaggACCCTATCACAAATAGAGTCACAAAGAAGTCCCTTGAAGATGAGGAGTCCAataaaaaattcaggaaaaattCAATTCACAAGTGCTTATGCATTGCTGAAACAATTTCAAATCAAAAGGGAACATATTTTAGCTGTATGTGGGGATAGTAGCAAACATGAGACAAGGAAAAAGGGCAAGAAGTCAACAAAGAAGGTGACAAGAGTCGATGATAAAGGTCAAAGCAAAATGCCAACTAAGAAGATAACAAACAACAAGGACAAGGTGATCAATGAAGATGAGGGTCAAATCAAGATGCCAATGAAGAAATCCAAAGAAGAAAATCATGTAGTCAATATGAAAGCCAATGAACATGAGGCCCTAGGTGGGAAGAAGCTGACTAGGAAGAAGGTACCAATGAAAAAATCAAAGATGGAAGATGGTAAAGCCAATATGAATACCAATGACGGTGATGGTCAAAGCAAGAAGCCGACCAAAAAGAAGATGCCAATGAAGAAATCAAATGAAGAAGATggcaatgaagaagaagaacacaAGATTGAGTCTCTTATCCCAATTATGACTCTAGATGAATTCTTCAAAAAATATGGGATATCATTGGACGAAAACGATGAAGAATATGAATATGATTATGATGATCACAATCCAAGTGTTGGGGATAGTAGTGACAGTCAACACA gtaccaaaaagaaaaaagctCGTGGTCCCACCCAACTCAAGCATATTCATGCCATGGAAACACAAATAGAGTCAACATGGTACAATGTCAAACCCATAGGCCCAACAAAGACACAAGTTCAATTATTTAGTCGGTTCTTGGGCACACTTGCAAGAAACTCTAATTTGGTCACCTTATTATATACTAATTGGCAAGCTGTGTCCAGTGAGACTAAAACTTCAATGTTGGATTATGCAAAG TCTAAATATAACATTCCTAGTGATGCTGAGCCTTGGGTGATAGATACCATCGGAGAGTCATGGAAGCAATTTAAGAAACGCATAAAAAAATGTCACTATACACCGTACAGCTCATTCAGAGAGATGATGAAAAATCGTCCAATGACTATACCTGAACtgcattttcgaaaattagttcaATTTTGGAGGCTTGATATCAGCAAA GTTATTTCTGACATAAATCGTGAAAACAGATCCAAGCAAAAATGGAATCATCGAATGGGTCCAGTTAGTTTTGAGTTA CGTGCAAAGAAGGAGGACAACAAAGATCCATTACAAGCTGAGATGTTTGTTGTAACTCGTACAAACAAAAAAGGAGAGACTGATTCAGGAACACAAGAGATGATT GATCATATTCAAAATTTGAAACAAGCAGGATACAGTGATAATGAGGTAGTTCAAATAGTTTTCGGAAAGGAAAGACATGGTAGAGTTCATTTCTATGGTCGATCAGTCACAAAATCCTCTCTTAAAAAGGATAAGCAGATCTGA